The DNA sequence AGTGCCAGTAGTTGCTAGAAATAATTCTCCAGCCATATGATCAGAGTTACCAATGCCTGAAGAACCAAAGCTCATCTTGCCAGGATCCGCTTTAAGCATGGCAATCAAATCAGCAACATTCTTGGCTTTTGAATTGTTGTTCACAATCAATATATGCGGTGTAGCAGCTACCCCCACCACCGGCAATAAATCCTTTTGGCCATTAAATGGCAGTCTTGGATTTGCCGCAACGTTAATAGCTAAGCCATTCTGAGCAAACAAAACGGTATATCCATCTGGTGCACTTTTAGCCACAGCATCTGCAGCCAAGCTGCCAGCCGCTCCGCCACGATTCTCAACAATGACCGACTGCTTTAAGGCAATGCTGAGCTCATTAGCAACCATCCTACCAACAATGTCAGTTGAACTACCAGGCGCATAACCAACCAACATCTTAATTGGCTTATCTGGGTATGCAGCAAATGCTGTTCCAAAAACAAAGGGTGCTAACAAAGAACTTAATACTATTTTTTTAATGGTTTTATTAATCATTCTGTCTCCTCCATTGAGTTTATAAATCTAAAACTGAAATTCCACACTCCTTAGCGCACTGATTCAAAGCTTCTTTTAATTCAGGTGAAATTGGAATGCCCTGCTTGCTCCGCTCTGCCATTACTTTGGCAGCCCCATCTCCTGGTACTCGAATTTGATTAACGCCGGGCAACTTCGAAGAAGCCTTCAAGTCATTTACCAAGGTAATCACACGCTGCACGAACTGCTCACGATCCCCAAAGGCGTTTGGGTCAACCGCAATAATAGTTTGCCCAGTATTGGTAATCAGATCGTGGTGAGCATTAAAGTCAATCGTATCCTTGCCAACAGCTGCGTTATTGAGCGTCCCCGCAAGTAAGCCAATCATCACGGCCAGCCCATAACCCTTATACCCACCAATTGGAAGCAAAGAGCCCTCACTTGATTTTTGCGGGTCTGTAATCGGCTGACCTTTTTTATCAATCATCCACGTATCCGGAATCGATTCCCCTTTTTGGGCTGCTACTTTTACCTTGCCATAGGCTGCAACTGTAGTGGCAATATCCAACAACACCGTAGGATGATCGCCTGCTGGAACTGCAATCGCAATTGGGTTAGTTGACAGCAATAAATCAATGCCACCCCAAGGTGCCATGTGGTTTGCATTACCAACCGCCATATAGATTCCGATATAGCCTTGCTCGGCCAACTTCCTCACATAAACAGATGCTGCGCCAGAATGATTGCCAAAGTGACTACCTACCCAACACACACTGTGTTGCTTCACTTTCTCAATGGCGACCTCAACAGCGCGATTCATCACCAGGTGACCCAAAGCGTTATCACCGTTAATTAGCGCAGTTGCACCCTGCTCCCGCTCGATACGGATATTGGGGTTGAGATTAATACCGCCAGCCCGAATTCTTTTAATATACGCAGGCAATCTAAAAATCCCATGACCATCAGCCCCAACCATATCCGACTGGATCATCAACTGCGCAACACGCTTAGCATCGGCAGCAGGCACTTGATTGGCCTGCAACGCAGTCGCAATGAATTCTTCGGCTTTATCTATTGGTAAATATTTCATATCAGATCTAAATGATTATTTTCCTGAGTCACTCTTAAACTCCATCTTATAGATATATTTATTTTCAGGGTGGTAGGTAAACGTAGTTTCAAAGAGCTTGTCTTGATCGTCGAAGTAACGCCGAACAATCACTAAACAGGGGTCATGCGGCTTTAGCTGGAGTTTTTTAGCAACATTCACTGGAGCGCCAACGGCATAAACGTCAACCTCTGCTCGATCAATTCTAGTGCCATACTTTTTCTCGATTTGTTCAAAGACCATTACCTGGCTATGCTCAGGATCAGATGTTAGTGAGGCAAACTGAGGAAGAATATAAATATCAGTCCAGGCAATTACCTGCTGGGACTCACGCTGCTTGCGAAGACCGCCGATGTGATACCAAGAGGAGCCGACAGCACCCCCAATCATTTCACTGAGAGACTTATCGAGCTCAATAAATTCTTCAATGATGTTTTCTCGGTAGGTATCCCTTGGATAACTCAAAATATCAATCGGCGAATTAAAGCTTTGGGTAAATCTTCTGACCTTCTGCCTTGAAATCACTTGAGTGGGCGCACCCTGACGGCGTAACACTAAACCATCGGTCTCTAAGATTTGTAGAGCATGCCGCAGGGTATGCCGACTAGCGTTAAAGGTAGTACAAAGCGCAGCCTCGGAAGGCAAATTGGATCCAACAGCCCAGTCGCCATCGTGAATGCGCTTACCCAGCGCATTCGCCAAAGTCTTATAAAGGGGTAAGCTTTCTTTCAACTTAAGATAGACCGAACATTTTCTTGCCTGCAACTGGCAAGCGAGCCTTCAAGATATCTCCAGATAGAGATTCAGTAATGTAGAGGTCCTTACCATCCTCTCCACCAAAGCACATATTTGCTAGGTGATGATGATGTGGGTTTTCAGAGTAAATGAGATGTGTTGGCAACATATTGCTATCAAATCTCCAGATTCCAATACCTAGATGGCAAACTAACAAACCGTTTTCAGAATCCATCTCAATACCATCAGGTCCAGCAACGCCACCAGTCAACTGAACAGCTACACCTGTCTTAGATATAGAGCCATCAGCCATCAGTGGCAAACGCCAAATTTGCTGTGAGCGTGTAGCAGCTACGAATACATGCTTTTCTTGTGTGTTTAAGGTAATGCCATTAGGGCTTGGAACATTAATCGCTAGACGATCTAATTGACCGTTTTCGCGCAATCTAAATACTCTACCGGTTGGATCTGCAATGCCAGTTTGACCTTGATCGGTAAAGTACAAGTCGCCGTTGGAAGCAAAATGCAAATCATTCAATCCCTTAAAGCTCTCGCTATACATTGACCCCAAAATAGTCTCGACTTTTCCAGTCTTTGGATCAAGGGCCAATAAGCCTAACTTGTAATCACAAATAAATGCCCGACCATCTTTGTGAAACTTCAATCCATTAGGCCAACCATCAAACTGGGTTACTAAATCCCAATCGCCCTTTGGTGTAATTCTGAAGACTCGACCAAACGGGATATCCAAAAACCATAGGTTGCCCTCACGGTCAAAAGAAGGCCCCTCTAAGAAGCACTCCACTTCAGCATTTTGACGATTTGGATCGGACCAGCCAGTGCGTGACTTCTTTCTAAATTTAGCCGGCATCGACATAAATACTTCGGCCTTAATTTTCTCAACTGGCTGAAAGGGGTTATGCATAGTCATTTGTAGAAATCCTTATTCAAGTTATACGGACAAGTTTATTTAGTGGGTAAAGCATTAAACCATAATTAATGATAATCTTAAGACATTATCTATGTTTTTACTCTTACTGGTATTTATAACTCATCCGTATAGGTCTTATATATGAATTATGTAGCTGTTATTGGAACCGGCATCATGGCATCAGGCATTGCCGCTGGCTTCATCGCCAAAAGCATCCCTGTCGTCATTCTTGGAAGAAACAAAGAGAAATCGGATGCCTGCTTGAGCAAGGCAATAGCACTTGCCGAAAAAATTGGCCTCTCCGGTGAAAATTCAAAAAAACAATCCAGTGAAATTTTTTCCACTCAAACCACTGAAGTACTTGAGGCTTGGAAAAATTGGGATGACTGTGAGTGGGTCATAGAAACGATCGCCGAAAACCTGGCACTTAAACAAGCTATCTTCAAGCATCTAGATGAAGTTGTTCCAGCGCATATCCCCATTGGTAGCAATAGCTCTGGCTTTCCCATTAGCAAAATTGCACTTGGATTAAAGACGGCTAACCGCATGATCGGTGCGCACTATTTCATGCCAGCTGAAGTGGTCCCATTAGTAGAAATTGTGATGGGCGAAAAAACAGACATCGCTTTTGCTGAAAAGGCATGTCAAATTTACAAAGCCATCGATAAAAAGCCGGTGCTAGTGAAAAAGGATATCCCCGGATTTTTAGCAAATCGCATTCAACACGCCTTAATGCGAGAGGCCCTCTCCTTAGTCCAAGAAGGAATTGCCACTCCAGAGGATATTGATGATGCTGTACGCTATAGCTTCGGATTTAGATACGCTGCCGTTGGGCCAATGACCCAAAAAGAAATTTCAGGCTGGGATGGAATGGCTAATGCTGCAAAAGAAATTTATCCATCCCTATCCAATATCACTACCCTCCCCCCAAAAGTCGTTCAACTGATGAGCGAAGGGAAGACAGGTATGAAGGCTGGTGAAGGCTTCAGAACGTGGTCACCAGAGGAAATCAAAAAGACTTCTGACTCTTACTCCAGAAGATTGAAAGCCGCTTTCGATGTTCTCAACATTGAATAACGGAGTAGCCTTTAGCAATGACCTCCTTAACGCGACTGATATTTGGCGTGATTCCAACTCCGCTAACTGCGAGCTGGCTCGCCTCTATATGTCCATTTATCGCCGTCAACGGGTTATCACAGATATCCACCTGCAGATACTGATTTGACATGCTAAATCCCCAAGCCACATTGCCAACAGCAAAGCCGAGAGATGCGGTAGCTGCAACTGACAATGATGTTTCAGCAACTTTGCATGCCAAATTCAATGCCAACTTATGCTTTGTAAGTAGCTTAGCGCACTCCAGAGCGGGAATAAGCCCACCCGTTTTAATGAGTTTTAAGCTTGCTCCATTAAATGCATTTGCCTCAATAAACTCCTCAAGCTCCTTGATGCCGTGGATAGATTCATCAAGACCGATTGGAAGGGGTGATCGTCTTTTAAGCTCCACGAAATCACTCATCGGCAAGTCCGCAGGAATTAACTGCTCAACAAAGGTGAGTCGAGCAGCCTCTGTCGACTCACAAAAACGAATCGCATCAGCCAGCTTGAGGGCGCAGTTGGCATCTACAGAAACAATATCGCCCTCAAGAAAATCGCACAGCACATTTACTCGATGGAGATCCTCTTCTAAAGAGAGTGAGCCGATTTTAATTTTCCAGTGCTTAAAGCCTAATTCACGTAACGCTTTTGCATCACTTAGCTCCTTATCTAAAGATCCACCCAGCATACGCAATATAGGGATTGGGGCTGGTGATGTTGACTTCCCTTCATTGACACCCAAGAATTTCCATAGTGGTATTGATGCCTCTTGTGTATACAAATCTAAGAGCGCCATCTCCAAACATGATTTTGCAGATGCATTTGAATACAAAATGGCATTAAAAATTTCTGCGAAACCATCTGGAGATTCCCAATCTACTTGTACAGCCTTTTCCACCAAGTATTTAAGACTGCCAACTAAGCTGTCTAAGGTTTCACCAGTCATTAAGGGCGCAACAGACGCTTCACCCCAACCCTGTCTACCTTGCTCATCAGTTAGACAAAGTAAAACTGTTTTCGCATCAGCAACAATCTCTCGAGACATTTTGATAGGTTCAATCAGAGGAATCGAAAGAGGATAGATTTTAGCGTTCTGGATTTTCATTTTTTGATTTACTAGGAATTTTTACGCACTATATATTTTAAAAAATTAAGGAGACGATACATGAGAAAAATTATTTTGACACTGTCAGTTTTAGGCGCTCTGTTACCTGCTGTAGTAAATTCACAAAGCTACCCCACTCAAGCCATCAAGTTAATTATTCCATTTGCTGCAGGTGGCCCATCAGATGTCTTAGCACGTGGATTTACACCAAAATTAGGGGAAAGCCTAGGTCAGCCCATCATTATTGAAAATAAACCGGGGGCTGGCGCCAATCTTGCCGCCGAATATGTTGCTAATTCAAAAAGTGATGGGTACACACTGTTTCTAATGATGGTAGGTACTCAAGCCATCAATGAAACCTTGTACAAAAAATTAAACTACAACGTCGTTAAAGACTTCTCTCCAATATCCTTGGTAGCATCATCATCCCTGATGCTGGTGGCAAACCCCTCGGTTCCAGTAAAGACTGTTCCTGAACTTATTGCCTATGAAAAAGCCAATCCAGGGAAAGTGAGCTTTGGATCTTCTGGTGCAGGTACCCCATTACATCTCGCTGGAGAGCTCTTTAATACACAGGCTGGTACAAACATTTTGCATGTGCCATACAAAGGTGCGGCACCAGCATTGACAGATGTTTTAGGTGGTCAAATTCAAACCGCCATTGTAGGTACGCCTGCAGCATTGCCCTATGTCAAATCTGGAAAGTTAACTGGGCTTGGGGTAACAAGTCTAAAGCGTGGCTCAAATGCTCCTGAGATTCCTGCGATTGCTGAAACCTTGCCAAAATTTGAAGTTGAATTGGTTTATGCCATTGTTGCTCCAGCCAGCACTCCAAAAGCAATTGTGGATAAGCTCAACTCCCAGTTAATTAGCGTGCTAAATAATCCTGAAATCAAGACGCAATTAAACTCCAAGGGCTTTGATGTCGTCACAAGCACCCCAGCCCAAACAGCAGACTACATTAAGTCTGAAGTTGTTAAATGGGGTCCGATTGTGAAAAAATCAGGCGCCAGTGCTGAGTAATTTACATATATACATTGAAAGATAGTAATGATTGAAACTTCTGAGAAAAAGCTAGCTGGCCCCATTATTCGCCTTCACCCTAACGATAATGTGGTTGTGGCTCGCATTGATGTTGCCATTGGTGAATCTGTCCCTAGCGAAAACTTTACTAGCCGTAGTCAAGTTCCAGCTGGCTACAAAATCGCAGCCAAGAAAATACTCAAAGGCGAGCCGATTCTCAAATATAACGTGACGGTTGGTTTTGCCAATACGGATATTGAGCCAGGCATGATGGTTCATAGCCACAACACGGAGTTTAGGGAGTTTGATCGAGACTATGCCTATGCAAGTGAATACAAGCCTACCAAGCTACTTCCCGAGTCAGAGCGCGCGACATTCCAGGGCTATGTCAGATCGAACGGCAAAGTGGGAACACGTAATTTCATTGGCATTCTTTCAACCGTTAATTGCTCTGCAACAGTAGTTAACAAAATTGCTGAATGGTTTACTCCTGAGCGCTTAAAAGATTTTCCAAATATTGATGGCGTTGTCGCTTTCAGCCACGGGATCGGCTGCGGAATGGAAATGAGTGGTGAACCGATGCAACTGCTGCGGAGAACTATGGCGGGATATGCGCAGCATCCTAATCTTGCGGCAGCGCTCATTATTGGACTTGGGTGTGAGCGTAATCAACTGAAAGGATTAATGGAGCAAGAGAGCCTTAAAGAAAACTCCACCCTGCATACTTTCATCATGCAAGAAACTGGCGGTACGCGTAAAACGATTGAAGCAGGTATTGAAGCAGTTAAAGCCCTCTTACCAGAAGCCAACAAAGTAAAACGTCAGACTGTCTCTGCAAGTCACTTGTGTGTGGGCTTGCAGTGCGGCGGCTCAGACGGCTTTTCTTCCATTACCGCCAACCCTGCCTTAGGTGCGGCGATTGATATCCTGGCTCGCCATGGTGGAACCGGAATTCTCTCGGAGACACCAGAAATTTATGGCGTAGAGCACACCCTCACCCGCAGAGCTGCTAGCAAAGAAATTGGTGAAAAACTGATTAAACGAATTCGCTGGTGGAAGGACGAATACTCGGTTGGGCGAGATGTACAAATTAATGGGCAAGTTAGTCCAGGCAATCAAATTGGTGGTCTAGCCAACATCTTTGAAAAATCACTTGGTTCTTCAATGAAAGGTGGCACCGGCCCCCTAATGGAAGTCTATCGCTATGCAGAGCCTGTAACTGCTAAAGGCTTTGTGTTTATGGATACGCCTGGATTTGATCCTGTCTCCGCTACTGGTCAGATTGCTGGTGGTGCCAACCTGATCGCTTTTACAACAGGACGTGGCTCCATGTTTGGCTCAAAACCAGCGCCATGCATCAAGCTGGCTACCAATACCCCAATGTATCAACGCCTGACTGAAGATATGGACATCAATTGCGGAGAAATCCTCGATGGCACAGTCTCTGTTCAGGAAATGGGTCAGCGCATCTTTGAGCTTTTCTTACGCACTGCCTCTGGGGAACCTTCTAAGAGCGAGCTACTAGGGCTTGGAGATTATGAATTTGTACCGTGGCAAATTGGAGTTATGAGCTAAGTAGACCTCAAACGCTCATTGATCAAAAACGGGCCCTGCTCCCGCTTTTTCTTTGCCTACAAGTGGATTGAAATCAGCTCAGACAACTGTAGAATTGAACTTATTGATTCACAAGGACTGAAGCGAGCATATGAAATTCAGGGATTACTATGAAACACTCGGTGTTGCACGCGGTGCTACCGAAGCAGAAATCAAATCAGCTTATCGCAAGCTGGCACGCAAATACCATCCGGACGTCAACAAAGAGGCTGGCGCTGAAGAGCAGTTCAAGCAAATCGGTGAAGCTTATGCCGTTTTAAAAGACACTGAAAAACGTGCAGCCTATGATCGTTTTGGCGAGAATTGGAAAAACGGTCAAGACTTCACCCCTCCCCCTAATTGGAATGAAGGCTTTGAATATTCTGATGCTGGCTTTGGTGGCGGTCATCCAGGTTATGGCGGCGGCTTTGAGGGTGATCAAAGTGAATTCTTTGAATCACTCTTTGGTAGAGGCAAACATCGCCAAGGTGGACGTGGTGGAAATAGTCGTCAGGGCATGAACTTCAAAGGCCAAGATCACCATGCCAAAATCTTGATTGATCTCGCAGATGCTTATAACGGCGCCAAACGCACCATTGCCTTACACATGCCTACACAAGATGCGAGTGGTCATGTCAGCACGCAAGAGCGCAAGTTAGACGTCAGCATTCCCAAAGGTATTAAAGCCGGTCAAAACCTGCGCCTTTCTGGCCAAGGTGGTCTTGGTATGGGCGAAGGCTCTGCTGGTGATCTCTATTTAGAAATCGACTTTCATCCAAACCCCATCTATCGCGTAGATGGCAAGGATGTATTTATTGACATTCCTTTGGCACCATGGGAAGCGGCTTTAGGCACAACAGTCAATGTACCTACTCCAGCTGGCAGCACTCTGGAATTAAAAATCCCAGCAGGAACAGTAGCAGGTCGCAAGATGCGCCTGAAAGGTAAAGGCATTCCTAGTGCTGAACCGGGTGATTTATATGTTGTCCCTACGATTGCCCTGCCACCAGCACAAACTGATGCTCAAAAAGAAGCCTATCAAAACTTTGAGAAGGCTTTTGATTTCAACCCTAGATCTCACTTGAAGGGATGATAGATATGACACAAACTAATATCACTTGGATTGAAGGCGAAGTTGTTGAGAACGAAGTTCATATGACGATTGTTGAACTCTCGCACGCATCACGCACACCAGAAGATCTCATCATGACTTGGGTTTCTGAAGGCGTACTAAGCCCTGCAGGATCATCGCCAGAAGATTGGCGTTTTAGTGGCGACTCTTTAAGAAGAGCTAAAACTGCAGCCCATCTCACGCACGATCTTGAGTTGAATGTACCTGGGGTTGCCCTAGCACTCGACCTGCTTGATGAAATCGCTCAGCTGCGCGCGCGTTTAAAGTAAGACGATTAAACTCGCGACAACTTAAGATTCAGAGCGACTTAAGAGTTGCTCCCAACGCTGTAGCTTTTGATCTAAATCGGCCGTAATTTCACTCAGACGAGCTTGCATGCTCGCTGCTAACTCAGGCTCATTCTTGTACAGATCTGGATTGCTCATTGCGATCCCAATATCCGCTTGCTCAGTTTCTAGTCCTTCGATCTGCAATGGCAAAGCTTCTAACTCTTGGCGTTCTTTACCATTGAGCTTTTGAACACCGCTTTTGGCTGCCGGCTTTGCCTCTACTTTAGCCTCCACCTTTACTTCAGCCTTTACCTCTGTCTTCTCTGCTGATTTAGAGCTGGCGTTAGAAGCACGGATCTTGTCTGAACGGGCCTTCTGAATCTTCCAGTCTTCATAGCCGCCTTCGTATTCACGCCAGAAGCCATCGCCTTCATTCGCAATAATGCTCGTCACCACGTTATCTAAGAAGTAACGATCGTGACTGACCAAGAAAACGGTGCCCTTGTAATCTTGCAAGAGCTGCTCAAGCAAATCGAGAGTATCAATATCTAAGTCATTGGTTGGCTCATCTAATACCAGCACATTGGCTGGTCTTGCAAAAAGCCTAGCAAGCAACAAACGATTACGCTCACCGCCAGACAAGGTGCTCACAGGTGAATTCGTTCTCTCAGGCGCGAATAAGAAATCGCTCAGATAGCTTTTAACGTGTTTTTTATTGCCATTGATTTCGATCCACTCACTACCCGGGCTAATGTAGTCTTCCAATGAAGCATTGAGATCAAGACCTTCGCGCATTTGATCAAAATAGGCAACCTCTATACGAGTGCCCATCGTTGCAGTTCCTGAGTCTGGTGCAATGGTTCCTAAAATCAATTTTAGTAGGGTTGTCTTGCCGGCACCATTAGGTCCTAATAGACCAACCTTATCACCACGCAATATCGTAGCTGTGAAATCCTTCACGATCGGTCGATCATAAGTCTTGCTGACATTTTGGAGGTCAGCCACAATCTTGCCGCTTCGGTCACCAGCAGAAACTGCCAACTTCACCTGCCCCATGGCATCTCTACGTTCAGCACGACTACTACGCAACTTCTCTAAACGCGCAATACGGGCAACACTTCGAGTGCGACGTGCCTCAACCCCTTTGCGAATCCAAACCTCTTCTTGGGCTAATAATTTGTCTGCACGTGCATTTGCTAAAGACTCGGAGTTCAGCTCTTGCTCTTTTAGCACTTCATATTGTGTGAAGTTTCCGGGATAGCTACGCAGAATTCCACGATCAAGCTCTACGATTTGAGTACAGACGTTGTCTAAGAAGGCGCGATCATGGGTAATCAAAATGACCGAGCCTTGATATTCCTTCAGCAACTCTTCTAGCCAAGCAATCGAATCCAAATCCAAATGGTTGGTTGGTTCATCTAACAAGAGTACGTCGGGCATCTCTACTAAAGCGCGCGCCAGAGCAACCCGCTTTTTGGTGCCACCAGAAAGTGTATTGATTTTCAGATCAGCCTCTAGGTGGAGGCGATCTAGAGTTTCATGAACGCGCTGTTCCCAGTTCCAACCACTTAGAGCTTCCAGCTGGGATTGCACTTCATCTAGGCGATGATGGGAAGCGTCATCCCACTCGCCAACGCTGAGCGCCTCATATTCTTCGCGCAAAGCTTTTGCTTGCGCCACACCCTTGGACACTGCATCAAAAACGGTTTCCTCAGCCTCAAAAATAGGCTCTTGAGGAACGTAAGCAATGCGCAGGCCCTGCTGATACTGCAGGAGGCCATCATCCATTTTTTCAATGCCAGCCAGGATCTTCAGTAGAGAAGATTTGCCGGTGCCGTTACGGCCAATTAAGCCAACACGTTCACCGGATTCCAGTGAAAAAGCAGTGTTTGCGAGGAGGTCAACGTGGCCAAAAGCCAGTTTTGCATCTGTAAGTACGATTAAAGCCATGGCGACATTATCGTCACTTCCCCAAAAGACGAGATATTTTGAGCAATTTCTGCGAGACTAGCCCTATATGGCCTGCAAATTAACCCCTTCTGCGCCCCGCCTCATCCTATTCGCCGGTCATGCGGGCACTGGCAAATCTACTTTGGCAAAAAAAGCCTTGCCTTTCATCATTGAAAAAACTGGGGAAGATTTTTTCTTTCTCGACAAAGATACTGCCTATGGCGCCTTTAGTGCCCACGTCATGCAACTCACTACCCAAAATCCAAATGATCGGGATAGTCCCTTCTATCTTGAAAATCTTCGCGATTGGGAATACCAAGGGCTCATTGATATCGCTAGAGAAAATTTACTCTTAGGGGTGAATGTCATTTTAGTTGGACCATTCTCGAGAGAAATTCAGAGCGGCAGAATGTTTGATGCGCTAGCACTTGGTGTGCCGCCGCAAACTACCATTCAGATTGCCTGGATTGATTTAGACGAGTCTGAAGCCAAAAAACGCATGGAGAAGCGCGCTGACCCCAGAGATGAGTGGAAACTGGCACATTGGGACCAATACACCAGGCGCAGGACAGAGCCACCTACACACGCCTTATTGCATCGATTCGATAACTCCATTTTTAATGAAGTTTCCTTTGAGAAACTCATCGATGACATAGTTCAGTAAGTTGTAGATAAAAAAATAGAGCCCCCTAAGGAGCCCTATCGCAAGACCTAAGAACTGAATTCTTAGAACTTATAAGTCACACCTACAGCAGGCATCCATGGGTTCAATGTCAACTTACCAAGGTTTGTTCCGCCCTGCACTGTTGTTACATTGGTGCTCATAGTTGCATATTTAACATCCAAGTTCAAACCCCAGTTTTTATCAAACATGTAATCTGCACCGATCTGACCAACAACACCTACGCTATTTTGATCAACTTGTACGGAGTTACCTAGTGCTGGGAAATTTTGACGGTTGCCAAAGATGGTGTAATTCACGCCGACGCCTACATATGGCTTAAATGCACCTAGCTCAGTAAAGTGATATTGAACCAATAATGAAGGTGGCAAAGCAGAAACTTTACCGACAT is a window from the Polynucleobacter sp. MWH-Aus1W21 genome containing:
- a CDS encoding tripartite tricarboxylate transporter substrate binding protein translates to MINKTIKKIVLSSLLAPFVFGTAFAAYPDKPIKMLVGYAPGSSTDIVGRMVANELSIALKQSVIVENRGGAAGSLAADAVAKSAPDGYTVLFAQNGLAINVAANPRLPFNGQKDLLPVVGVAATPHILIVNNNSKAKNVADLIAMLKADPGKMSFGSSGIGNSDHMAGELFLATTGTQAIHIPYKGGSPAATDLVGGQIDFYFAGMPVGLPLYKGDKVNALAVTSKNRFSGVPDLVTMQEAGVKGYEMALWQGMFVPAGTSPAIISTLNNAVLKILETPEMKERFVKAGVQIAPMNTQQFTDLYISDIARWKVVIEKAKIKLD
- a CDS encoding GntR family transcriptional regulator, translated to MKESLPLYKTLANALGKRIHDGDWAVGSNLPSEAALCTTFNASRHTLRHALQILETDGLVLRRQGAPTQVISRQKVRRFTQSFNSPIDILSYPRDTYRENIIEEFIELDKSLSEMIGGAVGSSWYHIGGLRKQRESQQVIAWTDIYILPQFASLTSDPEHSQVMVFEQIEKKYGTRIDRAEVDVYAVGAPVNVAKKLQLKPHDPCLVIVRRYFDDQDKLFETTFTYHPENKYIYKMEFKSDSGK
- a CDS encoding SMP-30/gluconolactonase/LRE family protein — translated: MTMHNPFQPVEKIKAEVFMSMPAKFRKKSRTGWSDPNRQNAEVECFLEGPSFDREGNLWFLDIPFGRVFRITPKGDWDLVTQFDGWPNGLKFHKDGRAFICDYKLGLLALDPKTGKVETILGSMYSESFKGLNDLHFASNGDLYFTDQGQTGIADPTGRVFRLRENGQLDRLAINVPSPNGITLNTQEKHVFVAATRSQQIWRLPLMADGSISKTGVAVQLTGGVAGPDGIEMDSENGLLVCHLGIGIWRFDSNMLPTHLIYSENPHHHHLANMCFGGEDGKDLYITESLSGDILKARLPVAGKKMFGLS
- a CDS encoding tripartite tricarboxylate transporter substrate binding protein, whose amino-acid sequence is MRKIILTLSVLGALLPAVVNSQSYPTQAIKLIIPFAAGGPSDVLARGFTPKLGESLGQPIIIENKPGAGANLAAEYVANSKSDGYTLFLMMVGTQAINETLYKKLNYNVVKDFSPISLVASSSLMLVANPSVPVKTVPELIAYEKANPGKVSFGSSGAGTPLHLAGELFNTQAGTNILHVPYKGAAPALTDVLGGQIQTAIVGTPAALPYVKSGKLTGLGVTSLKRGSNAPEIPAIAETLPKFEVELVYAIVAPASTPKAIVDKLNSQLISVLNNPEIKTQLNSKGFDVVTSTPAQTADYIKSEVVKWGPIVKKSGASAE
- a CDS encoding mandelate racemase/muconate lactonizing enzyme family protein, which produces MKIQNAKIYPLSIPLIEPIKMSREIVADAKTVLLCLTDEQGRQGWGEASVAPLMTGETLDSLVGSLKYLVEKAVQVDWESPDGFAEIFNAILYSNASAKSCLEMALLDLYTQEASIPLWKFLGVNEGKSTSPAPIPILRMLGGSLDKELSDAKALRELGFKHWKIKIGSLSLEEDLHRVNVLCDFLEGDIVSVDANCALKLADAIRFCESTEAARLTFVEQLIPADLPMSDFVELKRRSPLPIGLDESIHGIKELEEFIEANAFNGASLKLIKTGGLIPALECAKLLTKHKLALNLACKVAETSLSVAATASLGFAVGNVAWGFSMSNQYLQVDICDNPLTAINGHIEASQLAVSGVGITPNISRVKEVIAKGYSVIQC
- a CDS encoding Ldh family oxidoreductase, with product MKYLPIDKAEEFIATALQANQVPAADAKRVAQLMIQSDMVGADGHGIFRLPAYIKRIRAGGINLNPNIRIEREQGATALINGDNALGHLVMNRAVEVAIEKVKQHSVCWVGSHFGNHSGAASVYVRKLAEQGYIGIYMAVGNANHMAPWGGIDLLLSTNPIAIAVPAGDHPTVLLDIATTVAAYGKVKVAAQKGESIPDTWMIDKKGQPITDPQKSSEGSLLPIGGYKGYGLAVMIGLLAGTLNNAAVGKDTIDFNAHHDLITNTGQTIIAVDPNAFGDREQFVQRVITLVNDLKASSKLPGVNQIRVPGDGAAKVMAERSKQGIPISPELKEALNQCAKECGISVLDL
- a CDS encoding 3-hydroxyacyl-CoA dehydrogenase family protein; translated protein: MNYVAVIGTGIMASGIAAGFIAKSIPVVILGRNKEKSDACLSKAIALAEKIGLSGENSKKQSSEIFSTQTTEVLEAWKNWDDCEWVIETIAENLALKQAIFKHLDEVVPAHIPIGSNSSGFPISKIALGLKTANRMIGAHYFMPAEVVPLVEIVMGEKTDIAFAEKACQIYKAIDKKPVLVKKDIPGFLANRIQHALMREALSLVQEGIATPEDIDDAVRYSFGFRYAAVGPMTQKEISGWDGMANAAKEIYPSLSNITTLPPKVVQLMSEGKTGMKAGEGFRTWSPEEIKKTSDSYSRRLKAAFDVLNIE
- a CDS encoding UxaA family hydrolase, coding for MIETSEKKLAGPIIRLHPNDNVVVARIDVAIGESVPSENFTSRSQVPAGYKIAAKKILKGEPILKYNVTVGFANTDIEPGMMVHSHNTEFREFDRDYAYASEYKPTKLLPESERATFQGYVRSNGKVGTRNFIGILSTVNCSATVVNKIAEWFTPERLKDFPNIDGVVAFSHGIGCGMEMSGEPMQLLRRTMAGYAQHPNLAAALIIGLGCERNQLKGLMEQESLKENSTLHTFIMQETGGTRKTIEAGIEAVKALLPEANKVKRQTVSASHLCVGLQCGGSDGFSSITANPALGAAIDILARHGGTGILSETPEIYGVEHTLTRRAASKEIGEKLIKRIRWWKDEYSVGRDVQINGQVSPGNQIGGLANIFEKSLGSSMKGGTGPLMEVYRYAEPVTAKGFVFMDTPGFDPVSATGQIAGGANLIAFTTGRGSMFGSKPAPCIKLATNTPMYQRLTEDMDINCGEILDGTVSVQEMGQRIFELFLRTASGEPSKSELLGLGDYEFVPWQIGVMS